The following are from one region of the Vibrio rarus genome:
- the iscU gene encoding Fe-S cluster assembly scaffold IscU has product MAYSEKVIDHYENPRNVGSFDKDDANVGSGMVGAPACGDVMKLQIKVTPEGIIEDAKFKTYGCGSAIASSSLVTEWVKGKTVDEAAAIKNSEIAEELELPPVKVHCSILAEDAIKAAVSDYKKKHQE; this is encoded by the coding sequence ATGGCTTACAGCGAAAAAGTAATTGACCACTACGAAAACCCACGCAATGTTGGATCTTTTGATAAAGACGATGCCAATGTAGGTAGCGGAATGGTAGGTGCACCAGCGTGTGGTGACGTAATGAAACTGCAAATCAAGGTGACCCCAGAGGGCATCATTGAAGATGCAAAATTTAAAACCTACGGTTGTGGTAGCGCCATTGCTTCTAGCTCCCTCGTCACAGAGTGGGTAAAAGGCAAAACGGTGGATGAAGCAGCCGCAATCAAAAACTCTGAAATTGCAGAAGAACTAGAACTGCCACCAGTTAAGGTGCATTGCTCTATTCTTGCGGAAGACGCGATTAAAGCGGCAGTATCAGATTACAAGAAAAAACATCAAGAGTAA